Proteins from a single region of Lepus europaeus isolate LE1 chromosome 4, mLepTim1.pri, whole genome shotgun sequence:
- the C4H8orf82 gene encoding UPF0598 protein C8orf82 homolog has product MWPPCGALRAVARSWARVQAQSRGAGACSRDGGASYTQGQSPEPRTREYFYYVDHQGQLFLDDSKMKNFTTCFKDPQFLVTFFSRLRPNRSGRYEAAFPFLSPCGRERNFLRCDDRPVVFTHLLAPGRGPARLSYCGGGEALTVPFEPARLLPLAANGRLYHPAPERAGGVGLVRSALAQELSAAFETAPGAPAVPSHIHWQGRRLALTMDLAPLLLAEPPA; this is encoded by the exons ATGTGGCCGCCGTGCGGGGCGCTGCGGGCCGTGGCCCGGAGCTGGGCGCGGGTGCAGGCGCAGTCACGAGGGGCCGGGGCTTGCAGCAGGGACGGGGGCGCCTCCTACACGCAGGGCCAGAGCCCCGAGCCCCGCACGCGCGAGTACTTCTACTACGTGGACCACCAGGGGCAG CTCTTCCTGGACGATTCCAAAATGAAGAACTTCACCACCTGCTTCAAAG ACCCGCAGTTCCTGGTCACCTTCTTCTCCCGCCTGAGACCCAACCGCAGCGGGCGCTACGAGGCCGCCTTCCCCTTCCTGTCGCCCTGCGGCCGAGAGCGCAACTTCCTGCGCTGCGACGACCGGCCCGTGGTCTTCACGCACCTGCTGGCTCCGGGCCGCGGGCCCGCGCGCCTGTCCTACTGCGGCGGGGGCGAGGCGCTGACCGTGCCCTTCGAGCCGGCGCGCCTGCTGCCCCTGGCGGCCAACGGGCGCCTGTACCACCCCGCGCCCGAGCGCGCGGGCGGCGTGGGGCTGGTGCGCTCCGCGCTGGCCCAGGAGCTCAGCGCCGCCTTCGAGACCGCGCCCGGCGCCCCCGCCGTGCCCTCGCACATCCACTGGCAAGGCCGCCGCCTCGCCCTCACCATGGACCTGGCCCCGCTGCTGCTCGCCGAGCCGCCCGCCTAG
- the LRRC24 gene encoding leucine-rich repeat-containing protein 24 — protein MAPGALALLALLLLPPPRGLPPRAAGCPAACRCYSATVECGALRLRVVPPGIPPGTQTLFLQDNSITRLEPGALAPLAALRRLYLHNNSLRALEAGAFRAQPCLLELALTRNRLRGLRGGAFVGLAQLRVLYLAGNQLARLLDFTFLHLPRLQELHLQENSIELLEDQALAGLSSLALLDLSRNQLGTISRETLQPLASLQVLRLTENPWRCDCALHWLGAWIKAGGRRLLGPRDKRVVCAEPPRLALRSLLDVSGNSLVCLPPTVHVEPLELTANLGEDLRVACQASGYPQPLVTWRKAPLAREALPPVQARVDGAEPGAGAVPDTGSGVLLLTNITLAHAGRYECEAANAGGAARVPFRLLVNASRPQPPPARPTGREPPPEAGSMAFRALGLATQTAVAAAIALLALTALLLAAMICRRRRRRKKAAGPPGEGALFVNDYSDGPCSFAQLEELRGERGHAMFVIDRSKPLFAGPAEEAAPGPRRTYELRC, from the exons ATGGCCCCGGGGGCGCTGGCGCTGctggcgctgctgctgctgccgccgccgcgcgggctcccgccccgcgccgccggcTGCCCGGCCGCCTGCCGCTGTTACAGCGCCACGGTGGAGTGCGGCGCCCTGCGGCTGCGCGTCGTGCCGCCCGGAATCCCCCCGGGGACGCAG ACACTGTTCCTGCAGGACAACAGCATCACGCGCCTAGAGCCGGGCGCCCTGGCGCCGCTCGCCGCGCTGCGCCGCCTCTACCTGCACAACAACAGCCTGCGCGCCCTCGAGGCCGGCGCCTTCCGCGCGCAGCCCTGCCTGCTCGAACTGGCGCTCACCCGCAACCGCCTGCGGGGCCTGCGCGGCGGCGCCTTCGTGGGCTTGGCCCAGCTACGCGTCCTCTACCTGGCCGGCAACCAGCTGGCGCGCCTCCTGGACTTCACCTTCTTGCACCTGCCG CGCCTGCAGGAGCTGCACCTGCAAGAAAACAGCATTGAGCTGCTGGAGGACCAGGCCCTGGCCGGGCTGTCCTCGCTGGCCCTGCTGGACCTCAGCAGGAACCAGCTGGGCACCATTAGCCGCGAGACACTGCAGCCCCTGGCGAGCCTTCAAGTCCTGCGCCTCACAG AGAACCCGTGGCGCTGCGACTGTGCCCTGCACTGGCTGGGCGCGTGGATCAAGGCGGGCGGCCGGCGGCTGCTCGGCCCCAGGGACAAGAGGGTCGTGTGTGCCGAGCCCCCGCGCTTGGCGCTCCGGAGCCTCCTCGACGTGTCGGGCAACAGCCTCGTCTGCCTCCCGCCCACTGTGCATGTGGAGCCGCTGGAGCTCACGGCCAACCTGGGGGAGGACCTGCGCGTCGCCTGCCAGGCCTCGGGCTACCCGCAGCCCCTGGTGACCTGGCGGAAGGCACCCCTGGCGCGCGAGGCCCTGCCGCCGGTGCAGGCGCGGGTGGACGGCGCGGAGCCGGGCGCGGGCGCGGTGCCAGACACGGGCAGCGGCGTGCTGCTGCTGACCAACATCACGCTGGCGCACGCCGGCCGGTACGAGTGCGAGGCCGCCAACGCTGGCGGCGCCGCCCGCGTGCCCTTCCGCCTGCTGGTCAACGCGTCCCGGCCGCAGCCTCCGCCCGCGCGCCCCACTGGCCGCGAGCCGCCGCCCGAGGCGGGCAGCATGGCCTTCCGTGCGCTGGGCCTGGCCACGCAGACGGCCGTGGCGGCGGCCATAGCGCTTCTGGCGCTCACGGCGCTGCTGCTGGCCGCCATGATCtgccggcgccggcgccggcgCAAAAAGGCCGCGGGGCCGCCGGGCGAGGGCGCGCTGTTCGTCAACGACTACTCGGACGGGCCCTGCAGCTTCGCGCAGCTGGAGGAGCTCCGCGGCGAGCGCGGGCACGCGATGTTCGTCATCGACCGCTCCAAGCCGCTCTTCGCCGGCCCGGCCGAGGAGGCGGCGCCCGGGCCGCGCCGCACCTACGAGCTCCGCTGCTGA
- the LRRC14 gene encoding leucine-rich repeat-containing protein 14: MHTLVFLSTRQVLQCQPAACQALPLLPRELFPLLFKVAFMDRKTAVLRELVHCWPFPLLSFQQLLQECAHCSRALLQERPSTESMQAVILGLTARLRAPEAGTQPLCRKHVLRVLDMTGLLDDGVEQDPGTMSMWDCTAAVARTCIAQQHGGAVQPGPAPVPVEVRVDLRVNRASYAFLREALRSSVGSPLRLCCRDLRAEDLPMRNTVALLQLLDAGCLRRVDLRFNNLGLRGLSVIIPHVARFQQLASLRLHYVHGDSRQPSVDGEDNFRYFLAQMGRFACLRELSVGSSLLSGRLDQLLSTLQSPLESLELAFCALLPEDLRFLARSPHAAHLKKLDLSGNDLSGSQLAPFQGLLQAAAPTLLHLELTECQLADPQLLATLPILTGCASLRYLGLYGNPLSMAGLRELLRDSAVQAELRTVVHPFPVDCYEGLPWPPPASVLLEASINEEKFARVEAELHRLLVASGRAHVLWTTDIYGRLAADYFSL; this comes from the exons aTGCACACGCTGGTGTTCCTGAGCACGCGGCaggtgctgcagtgccagccggcTGCCTGCCAGGCCCTGCCGCTGCTGCCCCGCGAGCTGTTCCCCCTGCTGTTCAAGGTGGCCTTCATGGACAGGAAGACGGCCGTGCTGCGCGAGCTGGTGCACTGCTGGCCCTTCCCGCTGCTCAGCttccagcagctgctgcaggagTGCGCCCACTGCAGCCGCGCCCTGCTGCAGGAGCGGCCCAGCACCGAGAGCATGCAGGCCGTCATCCTGGGGCTGACCGCCCGGCTCCGCGCCCCCGAGGCCGGCACACAGCCCCTCTGCAG gaagcaCGTGCTGCGGGTGCTGGACATGACGGGCCTCCTGGACGACGGCGTGGAGCAGGACCCCGGCACCATGAGCATGTGGGACTGCACCGCGGCCGTGGCCCGCACGTGCATCGCCCAGCAGCACGGTGGGGCGGTGCAGCCGGGGCCCGCCCCCGTGCCCGTGGAGGTGCGCGTGGACCTGCGGGTGAACCGGGCTTCCTATGCGTTCCTGCGCGAGGCACTGCGCAGCAGCGTGGGCAGCCCGCTGCGGCTGTGCTGCCGGGACCTGCGGGCGGAGGACCTGCCCATGCGCAACACCGTggccctgctgcagctcctggaCGCGGGCTGCCTGCGCCGTGTGGACCTGCGCTTCAACAACCTGGGCCTCCGCGGGCTGTCCGTCATCATCCCGCACGTGGCCCGCTTCCAGCAGCTGGCCAGCCTGCGGCTGCACTACGTGCACGGGGACTCGCGGCAGCCTTCCGTGGACGGCGAGGACAATTTCCGCTACTTCCTGGCCCAGATGGGCCGCTTCGCCTGCCTGCGGGAGCTCAGCGTGGGCTCCTCCCTGCTTTCCGGGAGGCTGGACCAGCTGCTCAG CACGCTGCAGAGCCCCCTGGAGAGCCTGGAGCTGGCCTTCTGTGCCCTGCTGCCTGAGGACCTGCGCTTCTTGGCACGGAGCCCCCACGCTGCCCACCTGAAGAAGCTGGACCTGAGTGGCAACGACCTGTCCGGCAGCCAGCTGGCCCCCTTCCAAGGCCTGCTGCAGGCGGCCGCGCCCACGCTGCTGCACCTCGAGCTGACCGAGTGCCAGCTGGCCGACCCTCAGCTGCTGGCCACGCTCCCCATTCTGACCGGCTGTGCCAGCCTGCGCTACCTCGGCCTCTATGGCAACCCGCTGTCCATGGCCGGCCTCAGGGAGCTGCTGCGGGACTCGGCCGTGCAGGCCGAGCTGCGCACCGTGGTGCACCCCTTCCCCGTGGACTGCTACGAGGGCCTGCCCTGGCCGCCGCCGGCCTCCGTGCTGCTGGAGGCCTCCATCAACGAGGAGAAGTTTGCCCGCGTGGAAGCCGAGCTGCACCGGCTGCTGGTGGCCTCGGGCCGCGCCCACGTGCTCTGGACCACGGACATCTACGGGCGCCTGGCCGCGGACTACTTCAGCCTATGA
- the RECQL4 gene encoding ATP-dependent DNA helicase Q4, translating into MEGLQGVRTRLQAWERAFWRQHGRRPGQEDVAAASEEIRALYRRYRVLKKAQSQAGGEARTSAQSPPAAAEEAPESSCWGPQLNRAVARGSQPAPGRSQEPGQDYGKRLKTNLQLRGEMGRPGGQGQPPSQLSQAGPAPGRRLRPPPKSSPDEPAPRLPGPAAAPASPEEVGVEPPRAGPGRLQQLRTSLRLRLGSLDPGWLQRCHSGGPDPQGAPEGCRPGLQALTSGQQAGPDPSAASEAPSWGPEAAAPQTAQADTGSPRPSEGGSQSEEPGGGAAQAQQGGCQGGPCSEGAGAAAAWTGEAEGTAAPQGPPRPGVLDRGNYVRLSMKRKRYVRGAALRGRSLREQARKQKWLKKGECFGGGRPSSTAKDSCFRCGQFGHWMSQCPQPGPTPALQGKEEVPPTLTLEEVAQRTRAAQCPLPGDEDARPMEPEPQVPPAVLPLYPLGPSGQVAETPAEVFQALEELGHRAFRPGQERAVMRILSGAGKSLCYQLPALLFARRSPCLTLVVSPLLSLMDDQVSGLPPCLRAACLHSGMTRKQREAVLQKVRAAQVHVLMLSPEALVGAGGPAGLPLAAQLPPVAFACIDEAHCLSQWSHNFRPCYLRVCKVLRERMGVRCFLGLTATATRSTARDVAQHLGVAEELGLGGPAAIPPNLHLSVSMDRDPEQAVVTLLQGDRFRALDSVIVYCIRREDTERIAALLRTCLPGARGLGPAEAVAQAYHAGMLSQERRRVQRAFMQGQLRVVVATVAFGMGLDRPDVRAVLHLGLPPSIESYVQAVGRAGRDGQPAHCHLFLQPQGEDLRELRRHVHADGTDFLAVKKLVQRAFAPCTCSRPLPAQEGGVSSERPAADPPSQEAQRHHGQQAAPASSRRACSGHERLLPAQQTVQALDMPEEAIETLLCYLELHPRHWLELLPAAHARCHLRCPGGPAQLQALAHRCPPLAAHFAQWSPEDPRHSRSSVELDMLELVDASGWEVVSVQRALRQLQWDPESRRGAPRGTGVLVEFKEPAFHLRSPGDLRAEDMDQICDFLYDCVQARERRALARLCQTFQAFRSVAFPSCGPCLEQADEERSARLKALLGRYFEEEGGGAEELGLEDQQVPELGQARLQDWEDQVRRDIRLLLSLRPEERFSGRALARIFHGIGSPCYPAQVYGRDQRFWRKYLHLNFHGLIRLATEELLLPCR; encoded by the exons atggaggggctgcagggggtgCGGACGCGGCTGCAGGCGTGGGAGCGCGCCTTCTGGCGGCAGCACGGGCGGCGGCCCGGCCAG GAGGACGTGGCGGCGGCGTCCGAGGAGATCCGCG CGCTCTACAGGCGGTACCGCGTCTTGAAGAAGGCCCAGAGCCAGGCCGGCGGCGAGGCCCGCACTTCCGCGCAGTCGCCCCCTGCGGCGGCCGAGGAG GCCCCGGAGTCCAGCTGCTGGGGCCCCCAGCTGAATCGGGCTGTGGCCCGGggctcccagcctgccccagggcggagccaggagcctgggcaggACTACGGGAAGAGGCTCAAGACCAACCTGCAGCTGAGGGGCGAGATGGGCCGGCCCGGTGGCCAGGGgcagcctccctcccagctctCACAG gctggGCCCGCCCCTGGCCGCAGACTCCGGCCTCCACCAAAATCCAGCCCTGACGAGCCTGCGCCgcggctgcctggcccagcagctgcCCCCGCATCTCCAGAGGAAGTCGGCGTGGAGCCTccccgggcagggccaggccggctGCAGCAGCTTCGGACGTCTCTGAGGCTGCGGCTGGGCTCCCtggaccctggctggctgcagcggtGCCACAGTGGGGGCCCAGATCCCCAGGGGGCCCCCGAGGGCTGCAGGCCTGGCCTGCAAGCTCTGACCTCGGGCCAGCAGGCTGGCCCTGACCCCAGCGCTGCCTCTGAGGCACCTTCATGGGGGCCAGAGGCTGCAGCCCCGCAGACGGCCCAGGCTGACACAGGCAGCCCCCGGCCCAGCGAGGGCGGAAGCCAGAGTgaggagcctgggggtggggcggcccaggcccagcagggcGGCTGTCAAGGGGGGCCCTGCTCTGAGGGGGCCGGGGCCGCAGCAGCCTGGacaggggaggcagagggcacGGCCGCCCCACAGGGCCCCCCCAGGCCGGGTGTCCTGGACAGAGGCAACTACGTCCGGCTCAGCATGAAGCGGAAGCGCTACGTGCGGGGCGCAGCCCTCCGCGGCAGGAGCCTGCGCGAGCAG GCTCGGAAGCAGAAGTGGCTGAAGAAAGGGGAATGTTTTGGTGGGGGGAGGCCCAGCTCCACAGCCAAGGACTCCTGCTTCCGGTGTGGGCAGTTCGGCCACTGGATGTCTCAGTGCCCCCAGCCAG GCCCTACCCCAGCCCTccaggggaaggaggaagtcccGCCCACTCTCACTTTGGAGGAAGTGGCCCAGAGGACTCGCGCTGCCCAGTGCCCGCTCCCAG GTGATGAGGACGCACGACCTATGGAGCCTGAGCCGCAGGTGCCTCCCGCCGTGCTGCCACTCTACCCCCTGGGGCCCTCGGGGCAGGTGGCCG AGACGCCGGCTGAGGTGTTCCAGGCCCTGGAGGAGCTTGGTCACCGAGCCTTCCGCCCTGGGCAGGAGCGTGCTGTCATGCGGATCCTGTCTG GGGCCGGCAAGTCCCTGTGCTACCAGCTCCCGGCCCTGCTGTTCGCCCGGCGTAGTCCCTGCCTCACCCTGGTGGTCTCTCCCCTGCTGTCACTCATGGATGACCAG GTGTCAGGCCTGCCCCCGTGTCTCAGGGCAGCCTGCCTCCACTCGGGCATGACCAGAAAGCAGCGCGAGGCTGTCCTGCAAAAG GTGCGCGCAGCCCAGGTACACGTGCTGATGCTGTCCCCCGAGGCActggtgggggccgggggccctGCCGGCCTCCCCCTGGCCGCCCAGCTGCCTCCCGTGGCCTTCGCCTGCATCGACGAGGCTCACTGCCTGTCTCAGTGGTCTCACAACTTCCGGCCCTGCTACCTGCGTGTCTGCAAG GTGCTTCGGGAACGCATGGGCGTGCGCTGTTTCCTGGGCCTCACAGCCACCGCCACACGTAGCACTGCCCGTGACGTGGCCCAGCACCTGGGCGTAGCTGAGGAGCTGGGCCTCGGCGGGCCAGCTGCCATCCCCCCCAACCTGCATCTCTCCGTGTCCATGGACAGGGACCCCGAGCAG GCTGTGGTGACGCTGCTGCAGGGTGACCGCTTCCGGGCACTGGATTCCGTCATCGTTTACTGCATCCGGCGCGAGGACACGGAGCGGATCGCCGCGCTCCTGCGCACCTGCCTGCCTGGGGCTCGGGGTCTGGGGCCCGCAG AGGCTGTGGCCCAGGCCTACCACGCTGGCATGCTGAGCCAGGAGCGGCGGCGCGTGCAGCGGGCATTCATGCAGGGCCAGCTGCGCGTGGTGGTGGCCACGGTGGCCTTCGGGATGGGGCTGGACCGGCCGGATGTGCGGGCCGTGCTGCACCTGGGGCTGCCCCCGAGCATCGAGAGCTACGTGCAGGCCGTGGGCCGGGCTGGGCGTGACGGGCAGCCTGCCCACTGCCACCTCTTCCTGCAGCCCCAG GGCGAAGACCTACGGGAGCTGCGCAGACACGTGCACGCCGACGGCACGGACTTCCTGGCCGTGAAGAAGCTCGTGCAGCGGGCATTtgcgccctgcacctgctcccggcCGCTCCCAGCCCAGGAGGGAGGTGTGAGCAGCGAGAGGCCCGCGGCAGACCCCCCTTCCCAGGAGGCCCAGCGGCACCACGGCCAGCAGGCAGCCCCCGCGTCCAGCAGGAGAGCCTGCTCTGGTCACGAGCGGCTGCTCCCAGCACAGCAGACAGTGCAGGCGCTGGACATGCCGGAGGAGG CCATAGAGACTCTGCTGTGTTACCTGGAGCTGCACCCTcggcactggctggagctgctgcctgccgcCCACGCCCGCTGCCATCTGCGCTGCCCTGGGGGCCCCGCTCAGCTCCAGGCCCTCGCCCATAg GTGTCCCCCTCTGGCTGCACACTTCGCCCAGTGGTCACCTGAGGACCCAAGGCACAGCCGCAGTTCTGTGGAGTTGGACATGCTGGAGCTGGTGGACGCGAGCGGCTGGGAGGTGGTCTCTGTGCAGCGGGCTCTCCGCCAGCTGCAGTGGGACCCAGAGTCCAGGAGAG GTGCGCCCAGGGGCACAGGTGTGCTGGTGGAGTTCAAGGAGCCGGCCTTCCACCTGCGGAGCCCCGGGGACCTGAGGGCCGAGGACATGGACCAGATCTGCGACTTCCTGTATGACTGCGTGCAGGCCCGTGAGCGCAGGGCCCTGGCTCGTCTGTGCCAGACCTTCCAGGCCTTTCGCAG CGTGGCCTTCCCCAGCTGCGGGCCCTGCCTGGAGCAGGCGGACGAGGAGCGCAGCGCTCGGCTCAAGGCCCTGCTCGGCCGCTACTtcgaggaagaaggaggaggggccGAGGAGCTGGGGCTAGAGGACCAGCAGGTGccggagctggggcaggccaga CTGCAGGACTGGGAAGACCAGGTCCGCCGCGACATCCGCCTGCTCCTGTCCCTGCGACCAGAGGAAAGGTTCTCGGGCAGGGCCCTGGCCCGCATCTTCCACGGCATCG GAAGCCCCTGCTACCCAGCCCAGGTGTATGGGCGGGACCAGCGCTTCTGGAGGAAGTATTTGCACCTGAACTTCCACGGGCTGATCCGCCTGGCCACAGAGGAGCTCCTGCTGCCATGCCGCTga
- the MFSD3 gene encoding major facilitator superfamily domain-containing protein 3, whose amino-acid sequence MRGKLLLLAGLYLVQGLPYGLQSGLLPILLRARGLSLTRVGLAKALYAPWLFKLAWAPLVDRRGSPRAWLALSTAALGLVCGLLAALPPAQDGQAAMPIPVAGLLLLLNLAAAVQDVALDTLAVQLLEPTELGPGNTVQVVAYKLGAALAGGGLLALLPTLSWPRLFLLLAATYWLAAALAWAAPAIRPRPPPQLSEPHPPGKAAHLLQGLLAVPGTVWTAGFVSTYKLGEQGAGSLLPLLLLDRGASAPELGLWNGVGAVACSIVGSALAGALLARHWRPLSLLRSLLRLRLAGLACQTVLLFHLDSPDASVGPASVLRGAAVLSLCLQHFLGGLVTTVTFTVMMRCSQLAPRALQATHYSLLATLELLGKLLLGALSGALADGLGLRLCFSLLLALSALPLLDLGLAPSSLA is encoded by the exons ATGCGGGGGAAGCTGCTGCTTCTGGCCGGTCTCTACCTGGTGCAGGGGCTGCCCTACGGGCTCCAGTCCGGCCTGCTGCCCATCCTGCTGCGGGCCCGCGGCCTGTCGCTGACGCGCGTGGGGCTGGCCAAGGCGCTGTACGCACCGTGGCTGTTCAAGCTGGCGTGGGCCCCGCTGGTGGACAGGCGGGGCTCCCCGCGGGCCTGGCTGGCGCTCAGCACGGCCGCCCTGGGCCTGGTGTGTGGGCTGCTGgccgccctgcctcctgcccaagACGGCCAGGCCGCGATGCCCATCCCCGTGGCCGGGCTGCTGCTGTTACTGAACCTGGCTGCGGCGGTGCAGGACGTGGCCCTGGACACACTGGCCGTGCAGCTCCTGGAGCCCACGGAGCTGGGGCCCGGCAACACCGTGCAGGTGGTCGCCTACAAGCTGGGGGCGGCACTGGCGGGGGGAGGGCTGCtcgccctcctgcccacactgtcCTGGCCGCGGCTCTTTCTGCTCCTGGCCGCCACCTACTGGCTGGCCGCTGCCCTGGCATGGGCCGCCCCAGCCATccgcccgcggccgccgcctcAGCTCTCAGAGCCACACCCCCCCGGGAAAGCCGCCCACCTCCTGCAGGGCTTGCTGGCTGTGCCTGGGACCGTGTGGACAGCAGGCTTTGTGTCCACCTACAAGCTGG GTGAGCAGGGCGCCGGCagcctgctccccctcctcctgctggaCCGCGGCGCCTCCGCCCCCGAGCTGGGGCTCTGGAACGGCGTGGGCGCCGTGGCCTGCTCCATcgttggctctgccctggccgggGCCCTGCTAGCCAGACACTG GCGGCCACTGTCCCTGCTGAGGTCACTGCTGCGGCTCCGCCTCGCGGGCCTGGCCTGCCAGACCGTCCTGCTCTTCCACTtggactccccagatgccagcgtGGGCCCTGCCTCCGTCCTGAGAG gtgcagCCGTGctgagtctctgcctgcagcacttcCTGGGAGGCCTGGTCACCACCGTGACCTTCACCGTGATGATGCGCTGCAGCCAGCTGGCGCCCAGGGCCCTGCAG GCCACGCACTACAGCCTCCTGGCCACGCTGGAGCTGCTGGGGAAGCTGCTGCTGGGGGCCCTGTCTGGAGCCCTGGCCGACGGCCTGGGCCTGcggctctgcttctctctgctgctcGCGCTGTCCGCCCTGCCCCTGCTGGACCTTGGCCTGGcacccagctctctggcctga